The nucleotide sequence CCACTGGGATGGGTTGAATGGAAGGGGGAGATGTCCAATCAGCCAGCAGGTGACCATATTTACCACTGGTTTTTTGGCCAAGATGACGCTGCCGTATCGCATCGCATGTGTTAAGCCAACTGATTATTTCAGGTTGGCCAAGATGTGATGGTGGCAACGCAGTGCAGCGGCTAATTATCGATTAAGCCGACACGCTCGGGCTCTGGGCCAAATCCAATTAATGCGGCCAAGTGAAATGCGGCTCGTTATGATTGCCGTTACTTAAACACACATTTAGGGCGACATCCGCAGGCGGGAggctaaaaataaatagaaacTCATTTGGACTAAGTGATTTTGCTTGTGCAGCAAGTATCGAAATAACATGAATACTGGGTACGATAAGGGAAATTCGGTACTACTATAAATATGCCAATTTTCAGCCTTCGATTGCAACACTTTCATCATGAACAAGGGTGAGGCACATCATCTTTAAACCAAACAAGGAGTTTTCTGTTATAATTTCTTGATTAACCCATAGGTATCCTCATCTGCTGCCTGCTTTTGGGCCTCTTCCTGGCCCTCAGCTCCGCCTACAACGGCCAGGACATCTACGCCGAACCCAACTGCGCCATCGTCGAGGATCACGGCCGCAAGTTCCGCGACATCTCCGACCCCACCCACTACTGGGTCTGTCCCGAGGGCCAGGAGAAGGCCGACTACATCCAGTGTCCCGACAACTACGCCTTCatggagcagcagcaggacTGCGTCGTCTGGGAGCAGTGGAAGTGGGTCGAGCCCTACACCAAATAAACAGGCCAACTCTCCCCGAGATTCGCCGAAAGTCTAAGCCGTTTATGTATCTTTTTTGCGCCCAACTTTTGATTGGATTCGATGGGATTTACGGCCGGTTCAGGTTGGTGGGGTCATTGGTGGtgcaaataaattaattatgtgTCCTAACTTTGAGCAATACAGTGGAGAGTCTTTATGTGAAACTTGAGAGAAATTCACAAGAAACGTTCTTATCACATGGCTTATCTTCATTCTATCTTGCtatcaaaaatacaaaaaatactaTCAATCTATACATAACTTCATCATGAAAAGTTCTTACTTAGATTAAAAATTCAAGATATCTGAGAATCAGACACACATTTTATAACTAGAGGTTTTCCGTGATCTGATAAACATGGCTGTTTTATTGGAATTTAGTTGTGTAACCATTACAATCTAATCCAGAGAAATTCGAACGTAAAATTTTGTAACGAAAGGTTTTCTTTTAACTGATGCCtattatgtttttaaattattacaaatagGTATTTTCATGTATACACAGCTGAAGTATTTATATTACAAATCTCTGATAATAAGAAGAAAATCGAAAGCATAAGCCAATCCACAAATTCCAAAAAATTCCATGACTGCCCTGTAATCTAAAAACTCCAAGTCACCGTATCTTAAATCCATTGTATAACACGGCAATTGCTGGTGGTGGCCTGCCTGTTTTCACTGTGCTGATGCTGCCTTGGACCTGAACTTGAGCCCCACCTGAGTCGGCAGCCCAATGCCCGATGAGGCAGAACTTTTAATTAACCAAGGCGAAGATACACACGTCTGCCGAGGGTTCCCAGGGGCCCTATGCCATAGGCCATGGGCCATGGGCCATCGTGATGTCACGGGGGAACCGAATACATGTACGGAATATGAGATACGTCTCTGATAAACGATAATTAGGCAGTGCGTGTCTGTTGCGCTTGTAATGTTATCTAACACCTCTTCGATTGGCAATCAAAGCCGTTGCCGCTGTGCTGCTACCACAATCAATCAACTGGCATTGTGTCTGCGATCGACAATCATTCAAAATGCGAAGAGGTGAAAAAATAGAGCCAAAGTCGCACTCCAGAGCCAGTGCTCCAATTTTGGGGCTTAACAAAATATGTGTATAAAAATTGGAGCTCACAAATTTTGAGTTTTTTATGCGTTCGCTGGGTAAAAGTCATAAATATCAAAGCGTGGCGAAGAGAAACACACGGCGCTCGcattaaaagtgaaaagtacTTCAATAAATTTAGTTAGAAATCATTGCCGCAATGCAAACACGCAGTTTTCATAGTCGATGGATGGTCGATGGATGCGGTGGTCTCAAGTGTTTGGTTCGCTGTGGGCTCGTTGTGGATGCCCCACGGCTGTTGGGGGCACTTCAATCGATGATGGCATCACATAATGAGTTCGGAGGTGCCTCGGCCCTCACCAACCCAAAATATCTCAGGCCCGCCATTGAAGAAAGTGAACGCGGCCTTGACAAGGCGAGGGAGGTCCATTATCTGCATAAAGATAACACTCTATTCCCATTCCCAGTCCCATTCCCAGTCCAATTCCCAGTCCCATCTCCCTAGCAATGACAAAAGGTAATGGTAATGGCAATGTCAATGGCAATGACGATGAAATCTAGATACCCGTACCGCTAGTGGGGCATGAAAACAAAGCACTGGCACTAGTTGCCTCATTTGCCAATACAATATAGTAATGTGGGTTCATTGTGTTTATCAGATGTCGCCTCGTTTCTGGGTTAAGATGAGCTGCAGCTCCAATCTCGAGAGCTGTGTCGCACTTGGCCAGCAATTACATCTAAAAACGACATCTATAATTATTCCCATTATGTACTTACGAGTATCTTTTATGCATCTATGCAGAGTTGTGCAAATATTGCAAACACTTATCAAGAAACAAGCTCTGGCATTGAACCAATTTTCACGTCTTTGTTTCCagctaataaataaatagccaTTAATGACAAAATCGTCTAATGACAGATCAATAAAGGATTGGCTTGAAGGCATGCAATGCATTTCAATACAGTTCGTGTACTTCTGTGCTGCATTCaaaatgacataataacgacTTTATTTGAAGAAATGTACTTtgaaaaatcagaaaatatttgtaacaaaattggaaatatttaaaaattgatcGGAATCGGAAGGTAATTTTCATTTTTCggtaattttttaattaatgaaataatttaattgcaaTGCTTTCCTTTTCCGAGTGTCTTATCCACTTATTAATCAATTGTCTGATCCACTACAAACTCTGTAAAAAACtgaatatttgaatatttaattAAGTTTGAAAACCCATAAATATTCCGCTACAAAATGCCAAGCCACCATGGACAAAGTTTTAAGTGTCGCTCGGCTTTATGCAAACATTTGCATTAAGGATTAACTTCTGTGACCTTCACTAATTGGGTCTGAACAACTTTTCAGTTTCCTCGTCATTGGGCCACTAACATTCTCTGGTAATTATCTATCGCAATCCATCTCAATCCAGCTGCCGAGCCAGAAACCGCAGGCCGTGGTGCTTTGATTGATCGCTCCACTGATTTGAATGATAAGAAAACATATGTGGCTACCCTCCATGGGCATATAGCCAGGCCATCCACACATATATCTAAAACATGGGCTGTCAGGCCAGGTGAGTGACAAATTGACATGTCGCAAAAATGATGAATTTACCAGCGGCGGGCGGACAGAAGGAAATCCAccgacagatagatagatatatgTACGTTTGACTGAATACTGAACTGCGACTGAAGAAGTAGAATCCAAATGACCTTTCATCAAGCTGACAAATAATTCAAAGCGACATGACTGCAAGAATCGCCCTCAAGCGATCTGAAAAATGGTAGTTGAGTGCTCTGGGCTCGAATTTAGCATAGGTCAAAGTTCAAAGCTGATGCGAGATTCGGTTCAAGTCCACTGTTGACGTCATCGAGTCAGAGCATCCAAACGGGCATCCAAAACGTACCCACATCAGGAACAATAAGCCGGAGCTGTAAGCGAAACTGAAACCCAATTTTAAAGTGGTGGCGTGAGGGATATCAACACCATCACCGTCCGCATCTCACCTGTCAGCCCTCACCTGGTTTTTTTGCTTTGCTCTTGGCCGGGTGGCAGTTCAGTCATTTCAGCCAATCCCCCCCGTGATATGCCGGCATTAATTTTTCACAGTCTGGCCCTCGTTTAGGCATACGCAatttatatgcattaaaactTTATTCCTCTTTCAAATGTTGCTGTTCATCTGCAATGATTGCGAGGAATCTGAGTGATTGAGGTCTGTCATCTGCACACTGTTAATTGAATTGAGGGCTTATACCACCAGACAAAGGCTGAACATGTTCAATATTTCAGCATTGAGCTTCGATGTCCTTTGTTTTACTCAAAAATAATTAGAACATTGTTTGCCATCCCATTTCCATTTTAGTGCActctaaaaaatgtttattgctAACTATTACTTTTGAGTTACTTTCCATGACTAACAACTTTTCGGGCAACTCTACACCAAAAAAAAGACTTAGTATTTAAAGTATaaattttttaagatttattCGGCCTTACTCCTAATATAATGTTTTTTACCAAGCCACAAGGGATTAATACACCTGATTTTCAGTATTCCTAAATGCTATGTGTGATTTCATAGTTTACGGTTAAAAAGGTTTCAACACTTTGATAGCATTAAGTGATCTATAAagtagatatatatattttttttaatatctaAACTTATAGATGTTGCTTAAAAATAATTACTTATCATAACCAtcgaaataattttaaaacaaattttaaaaatacaattttttttcagtgctcTCCATAACCCACAGAAACTCTTTGGTAGTAAGTAATTCCAAATCAACGTCAAATTGCAGAACTTTTTTATAGTTTCGAAATATGAGGATGAGCAAAGGGGTGAAGCGGAAACTGCACTTTTCCCAGCGAAAAGCTTTCACCACACTCGCTTCTCCTCGATTCTCAATTCCAGCCGAGCTGAACAGCTGATGAACAGCTGGAAGTCATATGTGTCTTACTGGGAGCACTGGAACTCGTCGCTGGAAGGAAGAGCGTGTTCATTCTGCCAGGAACCGAAGGAATAACGGCTCCGCCTACCGCTTCCAGTCGACTCCTAGCTGATGTgggtgtatgtgtgtgtgtgcgtgggagaggacttcgcaatTGTGTGAGTGACAAGGCCACACCCACGCGGCCATGTTTGAATGAAATAACGGTAAAGGCAGTAAAAGCAAATGGCAAAATCAAACGGGAATTGTTGGGGGAGGGGGGTTTGCAAATACACTTTTGGGGAACGATGGAAAGAAACTTGAGCCACAAAATGGAACTTGAAACACAGTAATCTGAATTTAGGTTACAGGCCAAAGGAAAAGGGACAGACAGAGAGtgacagagagagagagagagggagcgTGGGTGGGTAGTACAAATTAACTGCAAGTGTTGTTTTCGTTGTTGTTTCGCTTAGTAAGTTAGTTAAGGTCATCGAAATGTCAAAAGTTGCATTCTCCGATTTCCGAGGGGCCGGGATATTAAACACGCACACCAAACGTTTGTCCCGCTGACATTGGTTTTGAGTTGAGTTGACAAAACAAAGCGGAAAGCATGCGACTTTTGCAATTAATTTTGGCGGACTCGCCCTCCAAAACCACGAATATTTCTGGACATTCCCTTGggtttttagttttattttcgTCCATCTAATAATGCTCATTCCCTCTCTTTCGCACCCATTCAAAAGTGGCTTTGATGTCGGCCATTGTAAGTTCTTCTTCTTGTTCATTTTCGGCTCACTTACACACTTCAACACTTTTGGCAGCCATTTTGATGGCCGCTGTTCCTTTGAAATTCCACCACTCGTGACACTCACACACAGTAACAGCCACACACACTCTTACGTGCAGAGAAGGAAATTCCTTAGCACTCTTTTGTGGGTTCCGCTTTTCCTTTTAGGCAGCTGCCCTCTCTTTCTCACTCTGACTTCCTCTGTCTCCCTCGCGCTGCGCAAAGCGTCttcttaattttaattttattgatATTATTCAGTTTGCGCAGATTCCATTAGATTTTATTGCCCACCGCATTTCATGCATTCTCCGCAATTTTCCTCCAATTTGTTTGGCAATTTCCAGATTAGTTTTCCACTCAAGAGACACATATTAACTTTTAATTGAACTACGAAATTGTCGTAACTGGTAGaacttataaattaatttgacaataaaacttaattagttttgaataaaatatattCGTATTTCCATAAAAAGCTTTgtattgttaaaaaaaaatttttaaggcTCTGAACTTGTTTAATAATGTATCAGGATCTTTCGGGCTTCTTATCTAAAAGACGTTTTTCAAAAAGCGAAGGAAAGTTTTGTAAACAAAGTCCTTAGGCACCTAAAAAGGGTCTATATCTtaacgaaattttaaaaataccatTCATCTAACCAAACATTTTGCATGTCCCATTAAGCCTTAATATAAAGCTTCTTCACTGGAATTCATTTGAAATATAGTTCTGTGGACAATTAGTGAGTTATTTTTGGATAAATTAAACTTTCCAATTTTAATAATTGATAGACAAAAACTGTTGTGAAAACTGTTTTActcaaattaaaattaaattttgcaaaggttcgGTAGCCAGAGTTCAACTTGAtatgaaaacttttaaattaaCTGGTAAATTAATAATGATTTACGGAATGGGTTGTCCTCCCACGCAGCGTCCGCTTATCAAATTGCGTTTCGGTTGGGAAAATACGGAGTCGCTTTACCAGCAGCCTTAACTCTTAACTCTTTACCTTCAGCAACTTCACCACCAGGACATCCGCGCTAACGAGGCATCAGCTCATGTTACCCTTCTTGATTCTGGGTCCTTCGTCCTTCATCCTTGGACGTCACACTCCCTTTTGGCTCAGCTGACTTGTCGACTCCGATACAAAGAGCCCAATCAATTGCAACTATAAGTACTCCCAATTAGCGATGCCGGGGGGCTTATGCAATCAATGTAAACGGATCGGATTGAGAATGTATATATCTTCAGTGGTTTATGCTCGTTTGCCTTTATGAATCGCCAATGAAGGTTGCAGTTCATTTTGGTTGAAGCCGCAATCGCATAATGTCATTTTGGGAAACGGTGATGCGAATTAAAAGCTACGTGAGTGTGTTACAGgactttaattaaaattaaagccTTTAAAGTGAGGAGAAATAtatttgaattatattttataatttaaatcttttatCATTACAATCTTGCAACTCAAGGAAAGACCTGTAAAAAATATTCCCTGTCAATTTATTGAACACAATATTAATAACCTACAGTTAGCCATTAATCTTTGGCCTGTGACTATTAatcaaaatgtattttttttttttaggaagTCTTTTGGGAAAGTGATAGCTGTCAATTAGATtgttttaaacaaattaatcTTGCTATCTTTCATATATTATCAACTAACTAGCCCCTTCGACAATCGACTCTGTAGacattttttgtaatattcgCTGTGTTAAACGTCTAAAAAATCATCTACCATTATTCTTAATTATAATCTGCACATATAACCATACTAGGGCTTTCAAAAAATCGGTTTTAATACTCGTTAGCTTCAGACATCTTTCAACTGCACTGCAAAATAGAGTGACTTTCCTCGTTGTTGCACCTCTTCAGCCCTGATAAATCCTGATGTCCCCAGCAATTTCTGAGTACGTATCATACCTTGTTTACCTTTGGCCGCCACTTGCTGTGTCGTCTCAGCACCGAAATGAACTTTGTCGCAGCGGGAACCCGACTCCCCCTGAATTTCCGTGACTGCCGTCAAACGTTGCGCCCAGGGGAAGCGTGTGGCACCAGCAAGGGACCGAAAATCCAGACTCTGCCACTGacagccgcagcagcaaccCAACAACCCAACAACCCAACAGCCCGACTGGCAGGCTGGCAGGTATCCTGCTGTCTATCTGGCTGTCAATATCGCGCAGAAAGGATCGGCGGCACTATGAAGCCATCAAGCTGGATGGCAgtggaaatatttttgaagggaaatataatttaaacCTCCTGTGACGGGTGGTCAGGCCAGGACAGGATGGTAAAAGGGGTTCTTGCGACTGGCAGGACATGCCAAGAACCGGTTGTGGATATGCTGCGGTCGGAGCAATCCAATTAGGCCAGTGCAGGATTTAAGGCATTTAGCGTTAGTTCTCGTTACCAACAAACTGGTTCGCCTTCCAAGAGAAGATATATTCAAAAATACCCACATGCTATAAAAATCGATAGAATGTAACGAGGCAGGAGGGTGGGTACAAGGTATAAGGTATATATTATAAGGTGGTGGGTGGGTTGAATGGGTGGATGGGGTTCACCTTGGCCAAAACGAGACCCAAAGGCGCAGCGTGTTATTTTACAagtgttgtttttgtttctaTTTCTGGGCatgttttttgtgtttttatttttcttactGCCGGTGGTGGTTGCAGAGTGGTCGTGGTGTCTGTTTTGCGGCTCGCTTACATCCAAGCAGATGCCAGACTAACCCGTCATCTAATTGCCAAAAGGCGGCATACAACACCATACCCCCGTCTTTACTGCACTCGTGCTGGCATGACTGAGTCCctaattgaaaataaacatTAAGGTACGCAATTAAATATGCTGCAGTCTGGCTTGTTTACTGGGCTTGTTATCCCGCTTTGAAGTTCATTTTATCCTCATTTTTATTGCCTCGAGCGTCGAGTTCTCGAGCACCCTGATCCTGGAACTTTCCGCTGACTTTCGGTCACCTTCCGGTGTCGAATTTCAATTGTTTGCACCACTTTACTGGCGGAGAATTAATTAATCGCCTAGGCGGCTCCATTTCGCAAAATGACAAATGATGGCACATCTCTCGGGTCAAACAATTAGCtgtaaattaaaattgtattaaGATTAACTGAGGCGCAAATCGACGACGGATAAAAACGGACTATTGCCAACAGTTAGGCTTCTTTAGGAAAGTACGGAACATCTTGTTAAACATCTTTAAATGCTTAATTTGAAAATGGTTTGTCCtcaatacatttattttaatttatgcaTATGTTTTTTGCCCTGGAGAAACATTAATTACATCTTGAGTGACACAGAGTGTCTCTGGAGATTTGGAATTCGGTTGCTTTGGAATTACAAGTTGTCCTTAGCACATCTGAATAAATTGCAGTTGCCATGAAAATTCATGTCTTAGTTCTACATTACATTTGAAGattatttaagaaaatttgACATCAAAGAGGACTTTTTGAGAGCATTCTTTAATCCATTTGAAATGGAAGTcagtattttttatataagtcattattaaataaagtATTCTTAAATATTGAGAAAGCTCTATTATATATCCCctataaaataaatagtaTAAAAAAACCATTTGAAATGTAAGTCATACAAACcattgtaaaaaaatatttataatataccCAGAAAGtcttattgttattattatgtatatcccctaaaatgttatattattatttcttaTCTCACTAAAAATATGTAGgttacttaaatatttttcattattaaataagATATTTTTAAGCACTCAGTAAGTCAGCTTTCCTTACTTATACATCCtccataaaaaaaatattatttgttcCATTCTCTCTCAAGATTCGATTGTtaactaaatatttttctttagtAAGTGCGTTACTTTTGTTCGAGCTTAAGAAGTTGGACTGTATTGTAGCAGcattatttcttttattttcgctGCTAAGTTTTGGGTGCCCATGCTTTTTGTTTGGTCTATTGTGGGTGCCTGACGGGCTCGTTTTCTTTTTCTTGGGGTCCGCTGTTTTTCGCCTTGCGTGCCTTGTAGACATTTTTCTCTGTTTTGGCCGCGTGGTGCGTACCAGGTAACCTTGTTTCCAACCACTTTTGGGTGGGCCACAGTACGTTGGCCCGCTGGTCGCTTGTGCCATATAATTTGGCCCCCGCACACAGAGTGTTGTTATATTTAAGCCGCGTTGCAAACATCCGCAGCAGGCAAGCCACCACAACCACCTAACCACCAGAGAAGACCACACCCACTCCTCCGGCAAAGAACACGCACACGGGGCAAACGAGGCACACCTTGATTTACCTTTGAGAAGGaggcacctcctcctcctcctacCCCTCCCCCTCGTTTTCCTCATTTTCCCAGGTCCTTGGG is from Drosophila suzukii chromosome 3, CBGP_Dsuzu_IsoJpt1.0, whole genome shotgun sequence and encodes:
- the LOC108014884 gene encoding uncharacterized protein; its protein translation is MNKGILICCLLLGLFLALSSAYNGQDIYAEPNCAIVEDHGRKFRDISDPTHYWVCPEGQEKADYIQCPDNYAFMEQQQDCVVWEQWKWVEPYTK